The following proteins come from a genomic window of Haloplanus salinus:
- a CDS encoding HalOD1 output domain-containing protein, with the protein MESDHVTVAYETSERSSDSVFVAKQMAKYKDTSPEELTPLAEVIDADAIDTLFGGTDQREPTLNEGELTFRWEGALVTLRTDSTVEIKPAPKSTTTAPL; encoded by the coding sequence ATGGAGAGCGATCACGTGACCGTGGCGTACGAAACGTCTGAGAGGTCGTCCGACTCGGTGTTCGTCGCCAAGCAGATGGCGAAGTACAAGGACACGAGTCCTGAGGAGTTGACCCCTCTCGCCGAGGTGATCGACGCCGACGCTATCGATACGCTATTTGGAGGGACCGACCAACGAGAGCCGACGCTCAACGAGGGCGAACTGACTTTCCGGTGGGAGGGTGCGCTCGTGACGCTTCGAACCGACAGCACCGTCGAAATCAAACCGGCACCCAAGTCCACAACCACCGCGCCGCTATGA
- a CDS encoding PAS domain S-box protein: MTVRILGAVQWRGSVRSGDVIKYNVTTTIGVQPEDRAISVTPRDLDRVERIRERSRTDGTVRYSGKLSGDVTGAEPGRRCLSDGGRPVETNDDLNSIAFLEAADPLLVVETESGTITAVNDAAVELFGCSRSSLVDAHWYEIHPKSDRDAYRERYAEAVAKGGTDIRIGEDDPVFVRTEDGDDVPVEIHSTAMTVGGTEYLVASVREATGRIERLRKLQRRATAMDASLTGISILNADEEYVYMNQCHADILGYDPEELLGGTWRQIYDQEQIEEIEETIFPKIAESGVWEGELVGRKKEGGRVPQMVNLTSLPDGGLICVNRDIGKRRQTEHRLEAIRERVGQFMLAETRGELVEELIAATTDIVDRPLAGYWTYENERDRLAPVDVSAAAEESDLTRPTFEHGSGLVWDAFEAGEPRYYANLATETGVYEPETPLRSEMIVPLESHGVLLVGSTDVDDFSSSERELLAILGKHATTALALLTRERELRAARDAREAERQQLRDIIDHIPHLVFAKNAAGEFLLVNEAVAEVYGTTVSELEGQTDAAFATEDHEVDHFRADDQHVLESGETVYRPEETLTDADGNERILRTWKVPFTPAGSDEDAVLGVATDITDYREVKTALERQRKLTALNRIGSVLLDAETSSEVCAVGAEATVAALNVPSVTVYEFDDEVGTLRPAGVADESAASNDRSQITPDDDALWEAFSHNRTKHIEAAQNCIGPRDADAQRGVIVVPLDTFGLLAVQTDEPDEVDVGFVETAARNLTAGLERAAQEAQVEALNEQLRAKNAALTTQQRLATEFREAQRRLQEAKSREAVYEVLLDFALTAGDDAWVGQWNASNHTIQPILEANEGGPVTVQGGTDEGSPSISPTLTAAMDSEAVSVPNTVRDTSYEQWSSRLLNCGYRSTVAIPVCHSGVIRGTMEVLSTPADGFDKNTIEYLEEMGRCAGFVLDRLDNRLDQNTIVETEVEWSADGILFPDVPEGTRFAASTIIVSAADDLSLTGQVRAPDQTTIERYFDTATWFVKPSIESLGGGVFAFDVNRTVGPDDRLRHLLNAIDAHSATLASVTSSASGEVTTFHVPAGRTRLLWEALRTTGDPQLVSKHRIEVDQARREPFAALTDRQTEVLSTAYRRGFFDQPKGVSGDELADQFDISRSTLHQHLRTAERKLLGTILDRSPDTD, translated from the coding sequence ATGACAGTACGGATCTTGGGGGCGGTGCAGTGGCGTGGCTCGGTCCGGAGCGGCGACGTAATTAAGTATAATGTGACCACAACGATTGGCGTGCAACCCGAAGACCGGGCTATCTCCGTTACCCCTCGAGATCTTGACCGTGTAGAGCGCATTCGGGAACGATCTCGGACTGACGGCACCGTACGATATTCCGGGAAACTGTCAGGAGATGTTACCGGCGCTGAACCCGGAAGACGATGTTTATCCGATGGCGGCCGGCCCGTTGAGACGAACGATGATCTCAACAGTATTGCGTTTCTCGAAGCGGCGGATCCGCTCCTCGTCGTCGAGACTGAGTCCGGCACGATCACCGCTGTCAACGATGCAGCGGTCGAACTTTTCGGGTGCTCGCGCTCCTCATTGGTTGACGCTCACTGGTACGAAATACACCCGAAGAGCGACCGGGACGCATATCGAGAACGGTATGCAGAAGCTGTCGCGAAGGGCGGTACTGACATCCGTATCGGGGAGGACGACCCGGTGTTCGTTCGCACCGAAGACGGCGACGACGTTCCGGTCGAGATTCACTCGACAGCGATGACGGTCGGCGGGACGGAGTATCTGGTCGCGTCCGTTCGGGAGGCGACAGGTCGAATCGAGCGGCTCCGGAAACTCCAGCGCCGGGCGACTGCGATGGACGCCTCCCTGACTGGAATTTCGATCCTGAACGCGGATGAAGAGTACGTCTATATGAACCAGTGCCACGCTGACATCCTCGGCTACGACCCTGAGGAACTTCTCGGCGGAACGTGGCGGCAGATCTACGATCAAGAACAGATCGAAGAAATCGAGGAAACCATCTTCCCGAAAATCGCCGAAAGCGGGGTCTGGGAGGGAGAGCTAGTCGGCCGAAAAAAGGAGGGTGGCCGGGTTCCGCAGATGGTGAACCTGACGTCGCTTCCGGATGGAGGACTGATCTGCGTGAACCGGGACATCGGTAAGCGGCGACAGACCGAACACCGGCTTGAAGCGATCCGCGAGCGCGTTGGGCAATTTATGCTCGCCGAGACGAGGGGCGAGCTGGTCGAAGAACTCATCGCGGCGACGACGGACATCGTCGACCGGCCGTTGGCGGGCTACTGGACGTACGAGAACGAGCGCGATCGACTCGCACCGGTCGATGTCTCGGCAGCAGCCGAGGAGAGTGACCTCACGAGACCGACGTTCGAGCACGGCTCCGGCCTCGTCTGGGACGCGTTCGAGGCCGGCGAGCCACGATACTACGCGAATCTCGCAACTGAGACAGGGGTATACGAACCCGAGACCCCACTCCGATCGGAGATGATCGTTCCCCTCGAATCGCACGGCGTCCTGCTCGTTGGGTCGACGGACGTCGACGATTTCTCGTCGTCAGAGCGCGAACTGCTCGCTATTCTCGGGAAGCACGCGACAACGGCCCTCGCGCTGCTGACGCGCGAACGCGAACTCAGAGCTGCCCGGGATGCACGCGAGGCAGAACGACAACAACTTCGTGACATCATCGATCACATTCCGCACTTGGTGTTCGCGAAGAATGCGGCCGGGGAGTTCCTCCTCGTCAACGAGGCTGTCGCGGAGGTGTACGGCACGACCGTCTCGGAGCTGGAAGGACAGACGGACGCGGCGTTCGCCACCGAAGACCATGAGGTCGACCACTTCAGAGCTGACGACCAACACGTACTCGAGTCCGGCGAGACGGTTTACCGGCCGGAAGAGACGCTCACCGACGCCGACGGGAACGAACGAATACTGCGGACGTGGAAAGTGCCGTTTACCCCCGCAGGAAGCGACGAGGACGCAGTGCTTGGCGTCGCGACGGATATCACCGACTACAGGGAAGTGAAGACTGCGCTGGAACGGCAGCGAAAGCTGACGGCGCTGAACCGCATCGGTAGCGTGCTCCTCGACGCCGAGACATCGAGTGAGGTGTGTGCCGTCGGCGCCGAAGCCACGGTAGCGGCACTGAACGTCCCCAGTGTAACGGTGTACGAGTTCGACGACGAAGTCGGAACGCTGCGACCAGCCGGGGTCGCCGACGAGTCAGCAGCATCGAACGACCGCTCCCAGATTACGCCCGACGACGACGCGCTCTGGGAGGCGTTCAGCCACAACCGAACGAAGCATATCGAGGCGGCGCAAAACTGCATCGGACCGCGTGACGCCGACGCTCAGCGTGGGGTGATCGTCGTCCCGCTCGACACGTTCGGGCTCCTCGCCGTCCAGACGGACGAGCCGGACGAGGTGGACGTCGGGTTCGTCGAGACGGCTGCTCGAAACCTCACAGCTGGGCTGGAACGAGCGGCCCAGGAGGCACAGGTCGAGGCACTGAACGAGCAACTACGGGCGAAGAACGCGGCGCTTACAACCCAACAGCGGCTCGCAACCGAGTTTCGCGAGGCCCAGCGCCGCCTCCAGGAGGCGAAGTCCCGGGAGGCCGTGTACGAGGTACTCCTCGATTTCGCGCTGACTGCGGGTGACGACGCCTGGGTTGGCCAGTGGAACGCGAGCAACCACACCATACAGCCGATCTTGGAGGCAAACGAGGGGGGGCCGGTAACCGTTCAGGGTGGCACCGACGAAGGCTCCCCGTCCATCTCGCCGACGCTGACGGCCGCTATGGACAGCGAGGCCGTGTCCGTCCCGAACACCGTTCGAGACACCAGCTACGAACAGTGGTCCTCCCGGCTCCTGAACTGTGGGTATCGGTCTACGGTCGCCATTCCAGTCTGTCACTCCGGGGTGATCCGCGGTACCATGGAGGTGCTGAGTACGCCCGCCGACGGGTTCGATAAAAATACCATCGAATACCTCGAAGAGATGGGCCGGTGTGCGGGCTTCGTCCTCGATAGGCTGGATAACCGCCTAGACCAGAACACGATAGTCGAGACGGAAGTCGAGTGGTCGGCCGACGGTATCCTCTTTCCCGACGTGCCCGAAGGGACACGTTTCGCCGCATCGACAATTATTGTCAGTGCAGCGGATGACCTCAGTCTGACGGGGCAGGTACGGGCGCCGGATCAGACGACCATCGAGCGGTATTTTGATACAGCGACGTGGTTCGTCAAGCCAAGCATCGAGTCGCTTGGCGGTGGCGTGTTCGCGTTCGATGTCAACCGAACGGTTGGACCGGACGACCGACTCCGTCACCTACTGAACGCGATCGACGCACACAGCGCCACACTGGCGTCGGTCACGAGCAGTGCAAGCGGCGAAGTGACTACTTTCCACGTCCCTGCCGGCCGGACGCGCCTACTTTGGGAGGCGCTACGGACGACCGGAGACCCACAACTCGTCTCGAAACACCGAATCGAAGTGGACCAAGCTCGAAGAGAACCGTTTGCAGCGTTAACCGATCGGCAAACCGAGGTTCTCTCCACAGCATATCGTCGTGGGTTCTTCGATCAACCGAAAGGCGTCTCCGGTGACGAACTCGCCGATCAATTCGATATCTCGCGTTCGACCCTGCACCAGCATCTTCGCACCGCAGAGCGGAAGCTCCTTGGGACGATTCTTGATCGCTCCCCCGATACTGACTAG
- a CDS encoding type II toxin-antitoxin system PemK/MazF family toxin gives MALSVRRGDVVIVELDQTQGSEQRGTRPCLVVQNDVGNANAPTTIVVPFTTSFGEQLYPFEVLVPAEECALREDSIALCSQIRTISIERRITENLGSIPQERIDEVDTALEYSLGLTEI, from the coding sequence ATGGCTCTGTCTGTCCGCCGAGGGGATGTCGTTATCGTCGAACTCGATCAGACACAGGGTTCCGAACAGCGGGGAACGCGACCGTGTCTCGTCGTGCAGAACGATGTCGGGAATGCAAACGCACCGACAACGATCGTTGTTCCGTTCACCACCTCGTTCGGCGAGCAGCTCTACCCGTTCGAAGTGCTCGTCCCAGCCGAGGAGTGTGCGCTTCGGGAAGACTCAATCGCGCTCTGTAGCCAGATTCGGACTATCTCTATCGAGCGCCGTATCACCGAGAACCTCGGCTCGATTCCGCAAGAGCGGATAGACGAAGTCGATACCGCACTCGAATACAGTCTCGGTCTCACCGAAATTTGA
- a CDS encoding AbrB/MazE/SpoVT family DNA-binding domain-containing protein — protein sequence MSKGERRKIGERGQVTIPKELRERFGIKGGDDVVIHEEAGKLVIERPVTREELAEGYRQRAQRTSELADEPEGVSTEANDHLGDAPEW from the coding sequence ATGAGTAAGGGCGAACGCCGGAAGATCGGGGAGCGAGGCCAAGTGACGATCCCCAAAGAGCTCCGAGAACGGTTCGGAATTAAGGGAGGAGATGACGTCGTGATCCACGAAGAGGCGGGGAAGCTCGTTATCGAACGACCGGTCACTCGTGAGGAGTTGGCTGAGGGGTACCGTCAGCGTGCCCAACGAACCAGCGAGCTCGCTGACGAACCGGAGGGCGTCTCGACGGAGGCTAATGACCACCTAGGCGATGCCCCAGAGTGGTAG